Proteins from a genomic interval of Tenacibaculum sp. SZ-18:
- a CDS encoding ligase-associated DNA damage response DEXH box helicase yields MRKLEETSGYQIIEDWMASKSFSPFDFQLKAWKKYANNYSGLVVAPTGFGKTYSMFLAVVIDYLNNPDSYKKGCKLLWISPLRSLAKDLQKAMQTAIDEIGLDWVASVRNGDTPQNVRRQQERKMPDILLTTPETMHLLFTQKNNSRWFKNIQCVVVDEWHELLSTKRGVLTELAVARIRSLSKKVRIWGISATIGNLEEAKEVLIPYSGVKTTIITSKEKKKLKIVSLLPDEVEVLPWAGHLGAHMIKKVLPIIYENTTTLIFTNTRSQSELWYQLLLDSDPDLAGQIAIHHGSIDKKLRNWIEDATNDQLLKAVVCTSSLDLGVDFKPVDCVIQIGSAKGIARFIQRAGRSGHSPYEVSKVYCLPTHSLQLIEVSALKEAVKRKDVESRTPVVLSYDVLVQFLVSLAVGEGFDDTKTFELLRQTHAYSQLSIEDFKWAMLFITKGGNTLKTYEEFHKVVFDEESELYKVTSRRISMLHRMNVGAIVSDAMLKVRFMKGGFVGMIEEYFISKLKNGTPFVLAGRVLEIVHIKEMTVFVRKSSSKKAITPSWKGGRLPLTSYLSHYLRLKLNDALEPGIRERELKFLNPLLTAQNSNSHIPKSDEFLVEKIKTREGFHLFFYPFEGRLVHEIMASLIAYRISKIKPITFTIAMNDYGFDLLSDQEIPVDELNIKEILSKENLMQDAIASVNASEMANRKFRDIAVIAGLVVQSQPGKRKTNKSLQSSSGLIFRVLEDHEPNNLLVRQAYTEVFNEQLEEARLQEAFQRIAKSNIILKEASGYTPLSFPIKVDSLRDTMSNEKLIDRVKRLQNQHYKLIQ; encoded by the coding sequence ATGAGAAAATTAGAAGAAACCAGTGGTTACCAAATTATCGAAGATTGGATGGCTTCAAAATCCTTTTCACCTTTTGATTTTCAATTGAAAGCTTGGAAAAAATATGCCAATAATTATAGTGGTTTAGTAGTTGCTCCAACAGGTTTTGGAAAAACATATTCGATGTTTTTGGCGGTTGTTATTGATTATTTGAACAATCCAGATTCCTATAAAAAAGGATGTAAATTACTCTGGATTAGTCCGCTTCGTTCTCTAGCAAAAGATTTACAAAAAGCGATGCAAACTGCGATTGATGAGATTGGTTTAGATTGGGTAGCTTCGGTAAGAAATGGTGATACGCCTCAAAATGTCCGTAGACAACAAGAACGAAAAATGCCGGATATTCTGTTGACGACACCAGAAACCATGCATTTATTGTTTACGCAGAAAAACAACTCTAGATGGTTTAAAAACATACAATGTGTTGTTGTGGATGAATGGCATGAACTGTTATCTACAAAACGTGGCGTTTTAACCGAATTAGCAGTGGCTAGAATACGATCATTGTCGAAAAAGGTTCGTATTTGGGGAATTTCAGCGACGATTGGAAATTTGGAAGAAGCGAAAGAAGTGTTGATTCCTTATTCGGGTGTAAAAACAACCATCATAACCTCTAAAGAAAAGAAAAAGCTAAAAATTGTTTCATTATTACCAGATGAAGTGGAAGTTTTACCTTGGGCCGGACATTTAGGAGCACATATGATTAAAAAAGTGTTGCCTATAATTTACGAGAATACCACCACTTTAATTTTTACCAATACACGAAGTCAGTCTGAATTATGGTATCAATTATTATTAGATTCTGATCCTGATTTAGCTGGACAAATCGCTATTCATCATGGTTCTATTGATAAAAAACTGAGAAACTGGATTGAAGATGCCACTAATGATCAACTACTCAAAGCGGTTGTTTGTACATCTTCTTTAGATTTAGGAGTCGATTTTAAACCTGTGGATTGTGTTATTCAAATTGGTTCGGCAAAAGGAATTGCAAGATTTATACAGAGAGCGGGAAGAAGTGGTCATTCTCCTTATGAAGTTTCAAAAGTATATTGTTTACCAACACATTCTTTACAATTAATAGAAGTTTCTGCATTAAAAGAAGCCGTAAAACGTAAAGATGTAGAATCTAGAACTCCAGTAGTTTTATCGTATGATGTTTTAGTTCAGTTTTTAGTGTCATTAGCCGTTGGAGAAGGATTTGACGACACAAAAACCTTTGAATTATTGCGGCAAACGCATGCGTATTCACAATTATCGATAGAAGATTTTAAATGGGCAATGTTGTTTATTACCAAAGGTGGAAATACGTTAAAAACCTACGAAGAGTTTCATAAAGTTGTCTTTGATGAAGAAAGTGAGTTATACAAAGTAACAAGTAGACGAATTAGTATGTTACACCGTATGAATGTTGGTGCTATTGTGAGTGACGCAATGTTGAAAGTTCGATTTATGAAAGGCGGATTTGTTGGAATGATTGAAGAATATTTCATCTCAAAACTAAAAAATGGAACTCCGTTTGTACTAGCAGGTAGAGTTTTAGAGATTGTTCATATCAAAGAAATGACTGTTTTTGTGCGTAAAAGTTCATCTAAAAAAGCAATTACGCCAAGTTGGAAAGGAGGGAGGTTACCACTAACTTCCTACCTAAGTCATTATTTACGATTAAAACTAAATGATGCTTTAGAACCTGGAATTCGAGAACGAGAATTAAAGTTTTTAAATCCTTTATTAACAGCGCAAAATAGTAATTCTCATATTCCAAAATCCGATGAGTTTTTAGTAGAAAAGATTAAAACTCGAGAAGGATTTCATTTGTTTTTTTATCCGTTTGAAGGTAGATTAGTACATGAAATTATGGCCTCATTAATTGCCTATCGAATTAGTAAAATAAAACCGATTACTTTTACTATTGCCATGAACGATTATGGTTTTGATTTGTTAAGTGATCAAGAAATTCCTGTAGATGAATTGAATATTAAAGAGATCCTTTCTAAAGAAAACCTTATGCAAGATGCAATTGCCAGTGTAAATGCTTCAGAAATGGCGAATAGAAAATTTAGAGATATTGCCGTAATTGCTGGGTTAGTGGTGCAATCACAACCTGGAAAAAGAAAGACGAATAAAAGTTTACAATCATCTTCTGGTTTGATATTTAGAGTTTTAGAAGATCACGAACCGAATAATTTGTTAGTACGACAAGCATATACCGAAGTATTTAACGAACAATTAGAAGAAGCCAGATTACAAGAAGCTTTTCAGCGAATTGCGAAGAGTAACATCATTTTAAAAGAGGCGAGTGGCTATACACCATTGAGTTTCCCAATAAAAGTAGACAGTTTACGAGATACCATGAGTAATGAGAAATTAATAGATCGAGTAAAAAGACTTCAAAATCAGCATTATAAGTTAATTCAATGA
- the pdeM gene encoding ligase-associated DNA damage response endonuclease PdeM → MNILTEEIQFGGTSLTLTNQRVIYWKSEETLIMSDVHIGKTAHFRQHGIAISDSVLHKDLKRLAALIDYFSPKKLVVVGDLFHAEYNSNITVFKEWLTDYTELEKILVKGNHDRIHSLVSEDLNFTVVNELKIQNITFKHDVDHADANEFIISGHIHPGVKLKIRGKQYLKLPCYYVNHTELILPAFSLFTGLNTNFDIEKGNIFAFEDEIIFKAK, encoded by the coding sequence ATGAACATTTTAACAGAGGAAATTCAATTTGGTGGAACGAGTTTAACGCTAACAAATCAACGAGTAATTTATTGGAAATCAGAAGAAACATTGATTATGTCGGATGTTCATATTGGAAAAACAGCACATTTCAGACAACATGGAATTGCTATATCTGATAGTGTTTTGCATAAAGACCTAAAACGATTAGCAGCGTTAATAGATTATTTTTCACCTAAAAAGTTAGTTGTAGTTGGTGATTTATTTCATGCAGAGTATAATTCAAATATTACCGTATTTAAAGAATGGTTAACGGATTATACAGAATTAGAGAAAATATTAGTCAAAGGAAATCATGATAGAATTCATTCATTGGTTTCTGAAGATTTAAATTTCACGGTCGTAAATGAATTAAAGATTCAAAATATCACTTTTAAACACGATGTGGATCACGCAGATGCAAATGAATTTATAATTTCTGGACATATTCATCCTGGTGTTAAATTAAAAATTCGTGGGAAACAATATTTAAAATTGCCATGTTATTATGTGAATCATACAGAATTGATTTTACCTGCGTTTAGTTTGTTCACAGGATTAAATACAAACTTTGACATCGAAAAGGGGAATATTTTCGCATTTGAAGACGAAATCATATTTAAGGCAAAATAA
- a CDS encoding type II restriction endonuclease — MTNHSFENIKKELQGNKGLIKRIRKVHLPDTVRMSELAQEAYSSKFDSYENVDFALDNLLALEYEIYLEKQKLITEGFIDYADIEANELEFPVLRSVIDEYKELSLTNAEPTKILSGVTNVIIALADSNRQSRVSRSGSSLMHHISFLLGKHGFEFKKDYQREYVLKEGCKLDFFFPDIDNYKDEPKNCCSVACQTTSNDRFRLTFAQMPADTRNRACTAIGNANFGKKLGPDSLSDNKLEEAKKNGVKFVIFEHAIDCRLKKSQTVMSYNEWFSELKAIKNFW; from the coding sequence ATGACTAATCATTCATTTGAAAATATAAAAAAAGAATTACAGGGAAATAAAGGTCTAATAAAAAGAATTCGTAAAGTTCACTTACCAGATACAGTGAGAATGTCTGAACTTGCTCAAGAAGCATATAGTTCTAAGTTTGACTCATACGAAAATGTAGATTTTGCATTAGACAATCTTTTGGCGTTGGAGTACGAGATATATCTTGAAAAACAAAAATTAATAACAGAAGGTTTTATAGATTATGCAGATATAGAAGCCAATGAACTAGAATTTCCAGTACTTAGGTCAGTAATTGATGAATACAAAGAATTATCTCTGACTAATGCTGAGCCGACAAAGATTCTTTCAGGTGTTACGAATGTAATTATTGCTCTTGCTGATTCTAATAGACAATCTAGAGTTTCTCGTTCAGGTTCAAGCTTAATGCATCATATATCATTTCTCTTAGGAAAACACGGTTTTGAATTTAAAAAAGATTATCAAAGAGAGTACGTTTTAAAAGAAGGGTGTAAACTTGATTTTTTCTTTCCTGATATTGATAATTATAAGGATGAACCAAAAAATTGCTGTTCTGTCGCTTGTCAAACTACATCAAATGATAGATTTAGATTAACATTTGCTCAGATGCCTGCCGATACAAGAAATAGAGCTTGTACTGCAATAGGAAATGCGAATTTTGGTAAAAAATTAGGCCCTGATAGTTTATCTGATAATAAATTAGAAGAAGCTAAGAAAAATGGAGTCAAATTTGTGATTTTTGAACACGCAATTGATTGTAGATTAAAAAAGAGTCAAACAGTTATGTCATATAACGAGTGGTTTTCAGAATTAAAAGCCATTAAGAATTTTTGGTAA
- a CDS encoding ATP-dependent DNA ligase, with protein sequence MKAFTQLINSIEITNKTNAKIEALVRYFETAEDKDKLWMIALFTGKRPSRPVKSSLMKAWCMEISKIPEWLFLESYSTVGDLGETLALLLPDPSNSIEKPVYEWMDELVALKPKTEEEKKEYVLEAWNGLQPQERLIFNKLIGGSFRIGVSKKTLVNALAKLTNTNVNQLMHSIIGNWDINTITFNELLSGAHINYDNSKPYPFALAYSLEKELNELGTIEDWQVEYKWDGIRGQFVKRNNEIFIWSRGEELVTNQFPELIEAFQTWEGDFVIDGEILAIKDSSVLLFNDLQKRLNRKNISKKLLQEVPIGFYAYDIMELNQEDLRETPLSSRRLQLESLFEHNNSTNVKLSETIHVQDWNDLNAIRNESRKLNSEGLMLKQKSSTYHIGRKKGTWWKWKVDPLTIDVVMIYAQKGSGRRSSKYTDYTFAVKKEDQLVTIAKAYSGLTDAEITEISRWVTKNATEKFGPVRTVKPELVFEIAFEGIALSNRHKSGVALRFPRIKRWRRDKKVDEIDTIESVKDLIFKQ encoded by the coding sequence ATGAAAGCCTTTACGCAACTTATCAATAGTATCGAAATAACGAATAAAACCAATGCTAAAATTGAAGCGTTGGTTCGTTACTTTGAAACTGCTGAGGATAAAGATAAGTTGTGGATGATTGCTTTATTTACAGGGAAACGTCCTTCTAGGCCTGTAAAATCTTCATTAATGAAAGCCTGGTGTATGGAAATTTCCAAAATTCCAGAATGGCTTTTTTTAGAGAGTTACAGTACTGTTGGAGATTTAGGGGAAACTTTGGCCTTGTTATTACCTGATCCATCGAATTCTATTGAAAAACCGGTATATGAATGGATGGACGAATTGGTAGCATTAAAACCTAAAACAGAAGAAGAGAAAAAAGAGTATGTGCTCGAAGCGTGGAACGGATTACAACCGCAGGAACGTTTGATTTTTAATAAGTTGATTGGTGGAAGTTTTAGAATTGGTGTATCTAAAAAAACACTGGTAAATGCTTTAGCAAAACTTACAAATACAAATGTAAATCAATTGATGCATAGCATTATAGGGAATTGGGATATCAACACTATTACTTTTAATGAACTGCTTTCTGGAGCGCATATTAATTATGATAATTCAAAACCTTATCCGTTTGCCTTGGCTTATAGTTTAGAGAAAGAATTGAACGAATTAGGAACCATTGAGGATTGGCAAGTAGAGTATAAATGGGATGGAATTCGTGGACAATTTGTTAAGCGAAATAACGAAATATTCATTTGGAGTAGAGGAGAAGAGTTGGTTACGAATCAGTTTCCTGAGTTAATTGAAGCATTTCAAACTTGGGAAGGAGATTTTGTAATTGATGGTGAAATTTTGGCGATAAAGGATTCCAGTGTGTTATTATTTAATGATTTACAAAAGCGATTGAATCGTAAAAACATAAGTAAGAAGTTATTACAAGAAGTTCCTATTGGATTTTATGCCTATGATATTATGGAATTGAATCAAGAAGATCTTAGAGAAACGCCTTTATCTTCTAGAAGACTTCAATTGGAAAGTCTTTTTGAACATAATAATTCGACGAATGTAAAACTATCAGAAACGATACATGTTCAAGATTGGAACGATTTGAATGCGATTCGAAATGAATCTCGAAAGTTGAATTCTGAAGGATTAATGTTAAAGCAAAAGAGTTCTACCTATCATATTGGAAGGAAAAAAGGAACTTGGTGGAAATGGAAAGTTGATCCGTTAACTATTGATGTTGTAATGATTTACGCACAAAAGGGTAGTGGACGAAGAAGTTCAAAGTATACAGATTATACGTTTGCTGTTAAAAAAGAGGATCAATTGGTTACCATTGCAAAAGCATACTCAGGATTAACAGATGCAGAAATTACAGAAATCAGTAGATGGGTAACGAAGAATGCGACTGAAAAATTTGGACCGGTACGAACAGTAAAACCTGAGTTAGTGTTTGAAATTGCATTTGAAGGAATTGCTTTGAGCAATCGTCACAAATCTGGAGTTGCCTTACGTTTTCCAAGAATAAAACGTTGGAGAAGAGATAAAAAAGTAGATGAAATCGATACGATTGAATCGGTAAAAGATTTAATTTTCAAGCAATGA
- a CDS encoding DNA cytosine methyltransferase — protein MATINFYLDKSDKKGFSPIHLRINCNSEQVKLSTGEKVQQDDFDKETQSVKENSERATEINYYLAYLRDRADELLNNSYKKSYTNKELKLKLTGFVKAYKENHNVNIVREQVSLYGKPFTFVDLFAGAGGFSEGFLQAEHNNKFFDFLLANDINDNSELTHVVRYNHQLGLDADFLCQDITEPDFLDNLLSKINGKKVDVVCGGPPCQSFSLAGKRKKFDKKDDLFSHYLEVIKVLQPKYFVMENVKGILTKEKGKIKELIIKEINSIVDINEIPRLSSFVKSLKKTNLDNSFLIDCLVKRIEIEQFIDSKAEEVKELYIKTIDSKFKKLTPNIADYKTSKTDERISTIRHGFNLLVRNKEWEKLKRDIIREKDFCNIDNDYFIDSFTQFLTEIDSNEIINKIEIAFSKLNIAKDYKKACDDIINALKIYVLSIDDCLSLIRDYCNENQNKELGVIINDIRLYKIEAPFVANSSNYGVPQNRERVLFIGCRKDQKFISEIPATVKEEEKVSVFEALYDLDFIGNNEEAHQYQLVDISKQYNGTAKKMKGLLKKRSIDGKPIKTKGKTFAEWSRRGRLNGRFEKSTKPFYVRNEEALNNGEKVYDILHNHKTSNQGKDVIKRLDIILKEGDYKKAKEKLNECGLSSNKRNYNVLKPESQSPTVMTIPDDYIHYNSPRALTVREMARLQSFDDSFVFQGKRSTGGNNRKSELPQYTLVGNAVPPLMARAVALEILKNIR, from the coding sequence ATGGCTACTATAAATTTCTATCTTGACAAATCTGATAAAAAAGGATTTTCTCCAATTCATTTAAGAATTAATTGTAATTCTGAACAAGTAAAATTATCAACAGGAGAAAAAGTACAACAGGATGACTTTGATAAAGAAACACAATCTGTAAAAGAGAACTCTGAAAGAGCAACAGAAATAAATTACTACTTAGCCTATTTGAGAGATAGAGCGGATGAATTATTAAATAATTCATATAAAAAAAGTTACACGAATAAAGAATTAAAATTAAAACTAACTGGTTTTGTAAAAGCATATAAAGAAAACCATAATGTAAATATTGTTCGAGAGCAAGTTTCTTTATACGGCAAACCTTTTACGTTTGTAGATTTATTTGCAGGAGCGGGAGGATTCAGTGAGGGCTTTTTACAGGCTGAACATAATAATAAGTTTTTTGATTTTTTGCTTGCAAATGATATTAATGACAATTCTGAGCTTACTCACGTAGTTAGATATAATCATCAATTAGGTTTAGATGCTGATTTTTTATGTCAAGATATTACTGAGCCTGATTTTTTAGATAATTTACTTTCCAAAATAAATGGAAAGAAAGTTGATGTTGTATGTGGTGGGCCGCCTTGTCAAAGTTTTAGTTTAGCAGGAAAGAGAAAAAAGTTTGACAAAAAAGACGATTTATTTTCACACTATTTAGAGGTAATCAAAGTACTTCAACCTAAGTATTTTGTGATGGAAAATGTGAAAGGAATATTGACTAAAGAGAAAGGAAAAATAAAAGAATTAATTATAAAAGAAATTAATTCTATTGTTGATATTAATGAAATTCCTCGTCTATCGTCCTTTGTAAAATCTTTAAAAAAGACAAATCTTGATAATAGTTTCTTAATTGATTGCTTAGTTAAAAGAATTGAAATAGAGCAATTCATAGACTCTAAAGCTGAAGAAGTTAAAGAGCTATATATAAAGACGATTGATTCAAAGTTTAAGAAACTAACTCCGAATATTGCTGACTATAAAACTAGTAAAACTGATGAAAGAATAAGTACTATCAGACACGGATTTAATCTTTTAGTTAGAAATAAAGAATGGGAAAAATTAAAAAGAGATATTATTCGAGAAAAAGACTTTTGCAATATCGATAATGATTACTTCATAGATTCTTTTACTCAATTTCTTACTGAGATAGATTCAAACGAAATTATAAATAAAATAGAAATTGCTTTTAGCAAACTAAATATTGCTAAAGACTATAAAAAAGCCTGTGATGATATAATAAATGCTTTAAAAATTTATGTATTGAGCATTGACGATTGTCTTTCATTAATACGTGATTATTGCAATGAAAACCAAAATAAAGAATTAGGTGTAATAATTAACGACATAAGGCTTTATAAGATTGAAGCTCCATTTGTAGCAAATTCATCTAACTACGGAGTTCCTCAAAATAGAGAACGAGTATTATTTATTGGGTGCAGAAAAGACCAAAAATTCATATCAGAAATTCCAGCAACAGTAAAGGAAGAAGAAAAAGTTTCTGTATTTGAAGCTTTATATGATTTAGATTTTATCGGAAATAACGAAGAAGCACATCAATATCAACTGGTTGATATTTCTAAGCAGTATAATGGTACAGCTAAGAAAATGAAAGGATTATTAAAAAAACGTTCCATTGATGGTAAACCAATAAAAACTAAAGGTAAAACTTTTGCAGAATGGAGTAGGAGAGGTAGACTAAATGGGAGATTTGAAAAATCAACCAAACCATTTTATGTAAGAAATGAAGAGGCTCTTAATAATGGAGAAAAAGTATATGATATTCTTCATAATCATAAAACTAGCAATCAAGGTAAAGATGTCATCAAAAGACTTGACATAATTTTGAAAGAGGGGGATTATAAAAAAGCTAAAGAAAAGTTGAATGAATGCGGTTTATCTTCAAATAAAAGGAATTATAATGTTCTCAAACCAGAAAGTCAAAGCCCAACGGTAATGACTATTCCTGATGATTATATACATTACAATTCTCCAAGAGCTTTAACTGTTAGAGAAATGGCTAGACTACAATCGTTTGATGATTCTTTTGTGTTTCAAGGAAAACGCTCAACAGGTGGTAATAATAGAAAATCTGAATTGCCACAATATACTTTAGTTGGAAATGCAGTACCTCCATTAATGGCGAGAGCTGTAGCTTTGGAAATTCTGAAGAATATTAGATAA
- a CDS encoding helix-turn-helix domain-containing protein, whose protein sequence is MTELGLFLARKSVNRSDVSRKTGISKTRLSELANNDRTKLRVDELYLIALAIDVDPCEILKEVCKELKLKKEE, encoded by the coding sequence ATGACAGAATTAGGGTTGTTTTTAGCAAGAAAATCGGTTAATCGTTCCGATGTTTCAAGAAAAACAGGAATTAGTAAAACTAGACTTAGTGAGTTGGCTAATAATGATCGAACTAAACTACGAGTTGATGAATTATATCTTATAGCTTTAGCAATTGATGTAGACCCTTGTGAAATACTTAAAGAAGTCTGTAAGGAACTTAAATTAAAAAAAGAGGAATAA